From a single Wolbachia endosymbiont of Oedothorax gibbosus genomic region:
- the bioB gene encoding biotin synthase BioB: MMTEEWTFAKADQIFNLPFPELIYTAQTEHRKQFNPSEVQISTLLSIKTGSCPENCSYCPQSAHYNTGLQKKPLLEIAEVIEAAKCAKRAGSTRFCMGAAWRGPRDQDLKIVCEMIREVKKLGLETCVTLGLLKDHQANMLKEAGLDFYNHNIDTSEEYYDKIITTRTFQDRLKTLEHVRASGIKVCCGGILGMGETNEDRIKMLVLLANLDEPPESVPINMLIKIPGTPLENVADVDPFDFVRTIAIARIMMPKSYIRLSAGREKMSDELQALCFLAGANSIFYGEKLLTAQNPVPEQDNYLFQRLGLQKLHINH; encoded by the coding sequence ATCATGACAGAAGAATGGACTTTTGCCAAGGCAGACCAAATCTTTAATCTTCCATTTCCTGAGCTAATTTATACAGCACAAACAGAACATAGAAAGCAGTTTAATCCTAGTGAAGTGCAAATTAGTACACTTTTAAGTATTAAAACAGGTAGCTGTCCAGAAAATTGTTCTTACTGTCCTCAGTCAGCACATTATAACACTGGTTTGCAGAAAAAGCCTTTGTTAGAAATTGCCGAAGTAATTGAAGCAGCAAAATGTGCAAAAAGGGCTGGAAGTACTCGTTTCTGTATGGGTGCAGCTTGGCGTGGTCCACGTGATCAAGATCTAAAAATTGTTTGTGAAATGATTAGAGAAGTAAAGAAATTGGGTCTTGAAACGTGTGTGACTCTTGGGTTATTAAAAGATCATCAAGCTAATATGCTAAAAGAAGCTGGATTGGACTTTTACAACCATAATATTGACACATCTGAAGAATACTATGATAAGATCATAACTACACGTACTTTTCAAGATCGCTTAAAAACATTAGAACACGTACGTGCATCTGGAATTAAGGTTTGTTGTGGCGGAATTCTTGGCATGGGTGAAACTAATGAAGATCGAATAAAGATGCTAGTTCTCCTTGCCAATTTGGATGAGCCTCCAGAATCAGTACCAATTAATATGCTGATAAAAATTCCTGGAACTCCTCTCGAAAATGTGGCCGATGTTGATCCATTTGATTTTGTTCGTACTATTGCAATAGCCAGAATTATGATGCCAAAGTCCTATATCCGTTTGTCAGCTGGGCGGGAGAAAATGTCGGATGAACTACAAGCATTATGTTTTCTTGCTGGTGCCAATTCGATTTTTTACGGTGAAAAGCTACTTACAGCTCAAAATCCAGTACCTGAACAAGATAATTATTTATTCCAAAGATTAGGACTACAAAAATTACACATAAACCATTAA
- a CDS encoding aminotransferase class I/II-fold pyridoxal phosphate-dependent enzyme encodes MYKLYDEYCNILQNKGKYRELPEAILDSSKNFIDFSTNDYLGFNQSGMLFEAARSAGIKFGVGSTGSRLLSGNKKIFEDLEKRIAQDKGTESALIFNSGFQANITVLASLLDQSVLGNKPIVFFDKLNHASLYQAIFLSNAELVRYQHNDVNHLSNSLTRFKNDLRPKFIVTETIFGMDGDIAPIEKIFALSKEHEAFLYLDEAHATGIIGHNGYGLATSINFQEIPHLVLGTFSKALGCFGAYVACSSVIKNYLINKCPGFIYSTSLSPMIIGAAAKAWDLVQHLADQRQALFFKAVNLRNKLQNLGFNTGDSVTHIIPIILGDEDIVMSAKEKLLKQGLVVSAIRPPTVPPGTSRLRIALNVNHTESNLDHLVHVLQQI; translated from the coding sequence GTGTACAAACTATATGATGAGTATTGTAATATATTACAAAATAAAGGAAAGTATCGAGAGTTACCAGAAGCTATATTAGATTCAAGCAAAAATTTTATCGACTTCTCCACTAACGATTACCTTGGCTTCAATCAGTCAGGAATGTTATTTGAGGCAGCAAGATCTGCAGGAATAAAATTTGGAGTAGGATCCACTGGTTCTCGGTTGCTTTCAGGTAATAAAAAAATATTTGAAGACCTTGAGAAGAGGATTGCCCAAGACAAAGGAACTGAGTCAGCTCTTATCTTCAATTCAGGTTTTCAGGCCAATATAACGGTTCTTGCAAGCTTATTAGATCAATCAGTGTTGGGTAATAAACCTATTGTCTTTTTCGATAAATTAAATCATGCAAGCTTATATCAAGCTATATTTTTAAGCAATGCTGAACTTGTACGATATCAACACAATGATGTAAATCACTTAAGTAATTCACTCACAAGATTCAAAAATGACTTAAGACCAAAGTTCATTGTTACTGAAACAATCTTTGGTATGGACGGAGATATTGCGCCAATAGAGAAAATTTTTGCTCTTAGCAAAGAACATGAAGCTTTTCTATATTTAGATGAAGCACATGCAACAGGTATTATTGGTCATAATGGATATGGCTTAGCCACCAGCATTAATTTTCAGGAAATTCCACATTTAGTTTTAGGCACTTTTAGTAAAGCCTTAGGGTGTTTTGGTGCGTATGTTGCTTGTTCTAGTGTTATAAAGAATTACCTAATCAATAAATGTCCAGGGTTTATTTATTCAACCTCTCTTTCTCCAATGATAATTGGTGCAGCAGCAAAAGCTTGGGATTTAGTGCAACATCTTGCTGATCAACGCCAGGCTTTATTTTTTAAGGCTGTAAATTTAAGAAATAAATTGCAAAATCTTGGATTTAATACAGGTGATTCAGTCACGCACATTATACCAATCATTCTAGGTGATGAGGATATTGTAATGAGTGCAAAAGAAAAGCTTTTGAAACAAGGGTTAGTTGTTTCTGCGATACGCCCACCTACTGTTCCTCCTGGAACATCAAGATTACGCATTGCACTCAATGTAAATCATACTGAAAGTAACCTGGACCATTTAGTGCATGTCCTTCAGCAAATATGA
- a CDS encoding methyltransferase domain-containing protein — protein sequence MELQKRYIQNNFSRASSSYDNVAFVQKECAAKLANLLKSCFPEFYPRSILDVGTGTGYIPEILFSFFSQSKFTLNDISSNMLAKAKEKLVRYKEVEFILGDMETLDFGLHNLIISNLSLQWVSNLKKMIKKSYNNSDVFVFSCLLDGTFNEWSRIFIKSLLPPPTHKYPSQQELESYLLHLKPKRYFFDSQEFTLCFPSASEFIRYLKNLGANLSSQTIPLSDLRKVVQTYTNKINVTYKVFFGVLSRCRSL from the coding sequence ATGGAATTACAAAAGAGATACATACAGAACAATTTTAGCAGAGCAAGCTCGTCTTATGATAATGTAGCTTTTGTTCAAAAAGAATGTGCTGCAAAACTTGCCAATCTATTAAAAAGTTGTTTTCCTGAATTTTATCCGCGATCTATTTTAGATGTGGGTACAGGTACAGGCTATATTCCAGAAATTTTGTTTAGTTTTTTTTCACAAAGCAAATTTACTTTAAATGATATTTCGTCTAATATGCTGGCAAAAGCAAAAGAAAAATTAGTAAGGTATAAGGAAGTCGAATTCATCTTAGGTGATATGGAAACACTAGACTTTGGTCTTCATAACCTTATCATTTCAAATCTATCACTTCAATGGGTGAGCAATTTAAAAAAGATGATAAAGAAGTCATACAACAATTCAGATGTATTTGTTTTTTCATGTTTACTGGATGGTACATTTAATGAATGGTCTAGAATCTTTATAAAATCCTTATTACCTCCACCAACTCATAAGTATCCATCTCAACAAGAATTAGAAAGCTATCTACTTCACCTGAAGCCAAAAAGGTATTTTTTCGACTCGCAAGAATTTACATTGTGTTTTCCAAGTGCAAGTGAATTTATCAGATATCTTAAAAATTTGGGAGCAAATTTAAGTAGTCAAACAATTCCTCTGTCTGATCTAAGGAAAGTAGTTCAAACCTATACAAACAAGATTAATGTTACCTATAAAGTATTTTTTGGAGTTTTAAGTAGATGCAGATCTTTGTAA
- the bioD gene encoding dethiobiotin synthase, whose product MQIFVTGTDTDVGKTIISSWLCLHTGYSYFKPIQTGSILGTDSHQVSNLTNANIYKENFVYKEPLSPHLAVSLEINIDKISLPKTRSLIVEGAGGVLVPINKTMLMVNLIKKLAIPTILVARSTLGTINHTLLSLEALRARNIPILGVILNGLPSQDNLEAIEFYGRVQVLASVPKLQQINREHLMQTPLSNRLKAIFGR is encoded by the coding sequence ATGCAGATCTTTGTAACAGGAACAGATACTGATGTTGGCAAGACTATTATAAGCAGTTGGCTCTGCCTACACACTGGGTATTCGTATTTCAAACCCATCCAAACTGGAAGTATTCTAGGTACAGACAGTCATCAAGTAAGTAATTTGACTAATGCCAACATTTATAAAGAAAATTTTGTTTATAAAGAACCTCTATCTCCTCACTTGGCAGTGTCACTGGAGATTAATATTGATAAGATTAGCTTGCCCAAAACACGTAGCTTAATCGTAGAAGGTGCTGGAGGAGTTTTAGTTCCAATCAATAAAACCATGCTAATGGTCAATTTAATTAAAAAACTCGCCATTCCAACAATTTTAGTTGCAAGGTCTACACTTGGCACAATTAATCACACATTGCTAAGTCTAGAAGCATTACGTGCTAGAAATATTCCTATTTTAGGAGTGATCTTAAACGGACTACCTAGTCAAGATAATCTTGAAGCAATAGAATTTTATGGTAGAGTACAAGTATTAGCATCAGTACCTAAACTACAGCAGATCAATAGAGAGCATCTAATGCAAACACCACTTTCAAATCGATTAAAAGCTATTTTTGGACGATGA
- a CDS encoding IS982 family transposase, producing the protein MKKDITELYCCVEDFCRAVDDNFANRFLSNGKKPTRVPEIAHSEILTIILLYHKSPCKNFKAFYLCYLQLFYRSEFSKLPSYHRFIALKPRVLWYLALLLQWFCEQAKMTGISYIDSTSIAVCHRKRISRNKVFKGLAELGKNTYGWFFGFKLHVVINEIGEIQGVTLTRGNVDDRKPVPTLTKKLTGLLFGDKGYIKKELFEKLFDRGLKLVTKVKKGMKNALISLKEKILLGKRSIVETVFGCLKNKFELEHTRHRSTVNFLVHIFSTLISYSMQSKKPCISQLYFVG; encoded by the coding sequence ATGAAGAAAGATATTACAGAACTGTACTGTTGCGTCGAGGATTTTTGTCGTGCGGTAGATGATAATTTTGCAAATAGGTTCTTATCAAACGGCAAAAAACCAACCAGAGTACCAGAAATAGCGCACTCAGAAATTCTAACCATAATCCTATTATACCATAAATCACCATGTAAAAACTTCAAGGCTTTTTATCTTTGTTATCTTCAGTTATTCTATAGATCAGAGTTTTCAAAGCTGCCTTCATATCACAGATTTATTGCCTTAAAGCCGCGAGTTTTGTGGTATTTAGCATTACTTTTGCAATGGTTTTGTGAACAAGCAAAAATGACCGGGATTTCCTACATAGATTCTACTTCAATAGCAGTATGCCATCGAAAAAGAATCTCAAGAAATAAGGTTTTCAAAGGATTAGCAGAGTTAGGAAAGAATACTTACGGCTGGTTTTTTGGTTTTAAATTACATGTAGTAATCAATGAAATAGGTGAAATTCAAGGTGTTACGCTAACCAGAGGTAACGTCGATGACAGAAAACCTGTACCAACTCTAACCAAAAAACTAACTGGACTTTTGTTTGGAGATAAGGGCTATATAAAGAAAGAGCTCTTTGAGAAACTATTCGATAGAGGTCTAAAACTCGTCACTAAAGTGAAAAAAGGTATGAAAAATGCACTGATTTCGCTGAAAGAGAAGATTTTACTAGGGAAAAGATCGATTGTTGAAACGGTTTTTGGCTGCCTAAAAAACAAATTTGAACTTGAGCACACTCGGCATAGATCCACAGTAAATTTCTTGGTACATATTTTTTCTACCCTCATTTCTTATTCAATGCAATCGAAAAAGCCCTGTATTTCTCAGCTTTACTTCGTTGGTTAA
- a CDS encoding Rpn family recombination-promoting nuclease/putative transposase, producing the protein MALSKFLDARNDYAFKRIFGTEKNKDILIHFLNDILGFTGLAAIHDVEFLATILDPEIAAKKQSIVDVLCKDSQGSRYIIEMQFTKTKGFEKRAQYYAAKAYSSQADQGDDYHNLKEIIFIAVADCIIFPDKAEYKSNHVILDKNSFEHDLKDFYFVFIELPKFTKTKEDQLENIVEKWCYFFRYAAETNEEDLDKIVGSDVIIKRAYEEMNKFNWSEEELLAYEQMKKRIMDEIAALAQKFDEGLKVGHEKGRQEGRQEGIQIGHEKGREEGIQIGEEKGEKQAKIAVAKEMLADKMSINTIARLTGLPISEVEKLKK; encoded by the coding sequence ATGGCTTTATCAAAATTTCTTGATGCACGCAATGATTATGCTTTTAAAAGAATATTTGGCACCGAGAAGAATAAAGACATCCTCATTCATTTCCTGAACGATATTTTAGGCTTCACTGGCTTAGCTGCTATTCACGATGTTGAATTCTTAGCTACCATTTTAGATCCTGAGATTGCCGCTAAAAAGCAGAGTATTGTCGATGTTCTTTGTAAGGACTCTCAAGGCTCAAGATACATTATAGAGATGCAGTTCACTAAGACCAAGGGCTTCGAAAAGCGTGCTCAATATTATGCTGCCAAAGCCTACTCAAGTCAAGCTGATCAAGGTGATGATTACCATAACCTCAAGGAAATAATCTTTATAGCTGTTGCTGATTGCATTATTTTTCCAGATAAGGCTGAGTACAAATCTAATCATGTCATCTTAGATAAGAATAGCTTTGAACATGACTTAAAGGATTTTTACTTCGTATTCATAGAACTACCAAAATTTACAAAGACAAAAGAAGACCAATTAGAAAATATTGTTGAAAAATGGTGTTACTTTTTTCGCTATGCAGCAGAAACAAACGAAGAGGACCTAGATAAAATAGTTGGTAGTGACGTAATAATAAAACGAGCTTATGAAGAGATGAATAAGTTTAATTGGTCAGAAGAAGAATTACTAGCATATGAACAAATGAAAAAACGCATAATGGATGAGATAGCTGCTTTAGCTCAAAAATTTGATGAGGGTCTTAAAGTTGGTCACGAAAAAGGTAGACAAGAAGGTAGACAAGAAGGCATCCAAATCGGTCATGAAAAAGGCAGAGAGGAAGGTATTCAAATCGGCGAAGAAAAGGGCGAAAAACAGGCTAAAATAGCAGTGGCAAAGGAAATGCTTGCTGATAAAATGAGTATTAATACTATTGCTAGATTAACAGGATTGCCAATCAGCGAAGTTGAAAAATTGAAAAAGTAA
- a CDS encoding reverse transcriptase/maturase family protein, whose product MRKAETILNIIRERGQRNLPVKNVYRLLYQRDLYLQAYGKLCRNKGAMTEGVTAETVNGMSLEKIDKIIEDLRYERYRWIPVKRIYILKKSGKRRPLGLPTWSNKLLQEVIRLILEAYYESKFSECSHGFRPKRGCHTALKAVTQKGRGTKWFIEGDLRACYDSIDHTILLKILSESFQDNRFIQLINRLLKAGYMENWKYNKSHSGVPQGSIIGPILSNILLDRLDKHVEHTLIPANNRGKRRRTNPKYLRLTKQVSMMRKQGNWEQVRQLRQLVQSMPSKDSCDQNYRRLWYVRYADDVLVGFAGPKNEAEQIKNEIARFLNEELKLMLNEDKTLITHACDSKANFLGYEIHVLHADDKHDHRTQRCINGSVGLRVPHHIKQKKCSEYMRCGKPIHLPQRTIDTAYSIVAQYQTEYRGIVQYYKMAYNLHTLSYLKYVMEVSLVKTLASKYKTTCRKIYRKFGAMIENDEGEKRKVIQIRVDRLPSKIPLITHFGAVSLKWNKWVSISDNLIPIWNKRSEIEQRLLAQTCELCKSQEQIEVHHVRKLADLRSKSNVELPEWKKRMIERQRKTLVVCHECHKKIQYGKYDGDSLKR is encoded by the coding sequence ATGCGGAAAGCTGAAACAATACTTAACATTATACGTGAACGCGGACAAAGAAATCTGCCGGTTAAAAACGTATATCGCCTACTTTATCAGCGTGATCTTTACCTTCAAGCGTATGGTAAACTTTGTCGTAATAAAGGTGCTATGACAGAAGGTGTAACTGCTGAAACAGTTAATGGTATGTCTTTGGAGAAAATTGATAAAATCATAGAGGATTTACGCTATGAACGATATCGATGGATACCAGTAAAACGTATCTACATTTTAAAGAAGAGCGGTAAACGAAGGCCGTTAGGATTGCCAACATGGTCAAACAAGTTACTTCAAGAAGTAATCCGATTAATATTGGAAGCCTATTATGAGTCTAAATTTAGTGAGTGTTCACATGGATTCCGGCCAAAGCGTGGATGCCATACTGCATTAAAAGCAGTAACGCAAAAAGGCAGAGGTACAAAATGGTTTATAGAAGGGGATCTCAGAGCATGTTATGACTCAATTGATCATACCATATTGTTAAAAATACTGAGTGAAAGCTTTCAAGACAACCGTTTTATCCAACTAATCAATCGACTGCTAAAAGCAGGATATATGGAAAATTGGAAGTACAATAAGAGTCACAGTGGAGTACCACAGGGCTCTATTATTGGTCCAATTCTGAGTAACATATTACTCGATCGGTTAGATAAACATGTGGAACATACATTAATACCAGCAAATAACCGAGGTAAGCGAAGAAGGACAAACCCAAAATATTTAAGGTTAACCAAGCAAGTATCGATGATGAGAAAACAAGGGAATTGGGAGCAAGTAAGGCAACTGCGCCAATTAGTGCAGAGTATGCCATCTAAGGACTCTTGTGATCAAAATTATCGACGTCTTTGGTATGTTAGGTATGCTGATGATGTTCTGGTAGGGTTTGCAGGACCAAAAAATGAAGCTGAACAAATTAAAAATGAGATTGCTAGATTCCTCAATGAGGAGCTCAAACTTATGCTTAATGAAGATAAAACGCTTATTACACACGCATGTGATAGCAAAGCCAATTTTTTGGGTTATGAAATACACGTCTTGCATGCAGATGATAAACATGATCATCGGACACAGCGGTGTATTAACGGTAGTGTTGGCTTACGTGTACCACACCATATAAAGCAGAAAAAGTGTTCTGAATATATGCGTTGTGGAAAGCCTATACATTTACCTCAACGTACAATTGATACAGCTTACAGTATTGTTGCTCAGTATCAAACTGAATATCGAGGAATTGTACAATACTACAAAATGGCCTACAACCTTCACACACTAAGTTATCTGAAGTATGTGATGGAAGTATCATTAGTAAAGACTTTAGCATCTAAATACAAAACAACTTGCAGGAAAATTTATAGAAAATTTGGTGCGATGATTGAAAACGATGAAGGTGAAAAACGAAAAGTCATCCAAATCAGAGTAGATCGTTTACCATCAAAGATACCATTAATTACACACTTTGGTGCTGTGTCGCTAAAATGGAATAAATGGGTAAGCATAAGTGATAACCTTATACCAATATGGAATAAGCGTAGTGAAATAGAGCAAAGACTATTGGCACAAACTTGTGAATTATGTAAATCACAAGAGCAGATTGAGGTACACCATGTACGTAAACTTGCTGATCTACGAAGTAAGAGTAATGTTGAACTACCTGAATGGAAGAAAAGAATGATTGAACGACAGAGAAAAACTCTTGTTGTTTGTCATGAATGCCATAAGAAAATCCAATATGGGAAATATGATGGTGATTCCTTAAAACGTTAG
- a CDS encoding group II intron maturase-specific domain-containing protein, with protein sequence MVGGVISPVLANLTLDGFDDVFNKHFGKKGTKKRKKYGVHMIRYADDFIVTGKSKEILETKVKLLVEDFLSQRGLSLSAGKTKITHIEQGFDFLGQTVCKYKTKLIIKPSEKSVNRLLKRIRYLIRKKNAETQEKVIEMLAPQIRGWAYYHRGICARKAYEKVDHEIFKALWHWSKRRHPNKGLHWIKDKYFKVKGSRKWCFAVLAKNKDIVEWKELFQATSVSIRRHKKIRAVANPYDKEWYAYFKERQSKKTLLFAKMVRYDSR encoded by the coding sequence ATTGTTGGCGGAGTAATATCTCCTGTACTTGCTAATTTAACTCTCGACGGTTTTGATGATGTTTTCAATAAACATTTTGGAAAAAAGGGAACCAAAAAGCGCAAGAAATATGGTGTACACATGATCCGCTATGCGGATGATTTTATAGTAACTGGGAAATCGAAAGAAATCCTAGAGACTAAAGTCAAACTGCTTGTAGAGGATTTCCTGAGCCAAAGAGGGCTATCTTTATCGGCAGGAAAGACAAAGATCACACACATAGAACAGGGATTCGATTTTCTCGGTCAGACAGTATGCAAGTACAAAACAAAACTAATCATCAAACCTTCAGAAAAAAGTGTAAACAGACTTCTGAAGCGCATCCGGTACCTAATTCGTAAGAAGAACGCAGAAACCCAGGAAAAGGTAATTGAAATGCTCGCACCTCAAATTCGAGGCTGGGCTTATTACCATCGAGGAATATGCGCGAGAAAAGCTTACGAAAAAGTGGACCATGAGATTTTCAAAGCTTTATGGCACTGGTCAAAACGCAGACATCCTAATAAAGGGTTACATTGGATTAAAGATAAATACTTTAAAGTCAAGGGGTCTCGAAAATGGTGTTTTGCAGTATTGGCTAAGAATAAAGACATAGTCGAATGGAAAGAACTCTTCCAAGCGACAAGTGTATCAATTCGCCGCCATAAGAAAATTAGAGCAGTAGCTAACCCCTATGATAAAGAGTGGTATGCTTACTTTAAAGAACGTCAGTCAAAAAAAACTCTTCTCTTTGCAAAAATGGTAAGATATGATTCACGTTAG
- a CDS encoding recombinase family protein produces MVTVSLYARVSSGKQAQENTIASQVAAIEKQISMDGYRLLREHEFIDNGYSGSNLVRPGLEKLRDKVIEGEIDKIYIHSPDRLSRKYAYQMILLEEFQKAGAEAVFLNYEINDNPESQLLLQMQGMIAEYERAKIMERSRRGKIYAANKGCVSVMGGAPYGYRYIDKYMGGGQALFEINEEEADVVRKVFLWIGRERASIGEVCRRLNTMSIMTRTGKKCWDRSVIWGMLKNPAYKGQAAFGKTKVGVRLQQIRPQKHSCEQPKDNYSIYPVEKANWVYVKVPNIVDEDIFDMVQEQLAENRKIARTRERGAKYLLQGLVVCKRCRYAYYGSPVRNKRGEKVEHYAYYRCIGRDSYRFGGNKICDNKHIRTDALETAVWEEVKHLLKNPNRILEEYKRRLLELKKSSWDKKSDLLEKQENKLKRGIARLIDSYAQEYINQEEFEPRIKAMKQSLKTIEEEKKRIFDQKKLEQEVTLVVTNL; encoded by the coding sequence ATGGTAACAGTGAGTTTATATGCAAGAGTTTCTTCGGGGAAACAAGCACAAGAAAATACAATAGCAAGCCAAGTTGCAGCTATAGAGAAGCAGATTAGCATGGATGGGTACAGATTATTGAGAGAGCATGAATTTATTGATAATGGCTACAGTGGATCTAATTTAGTCCGTCCTGGTCTAGAAAAATTACGTGATAAAGTAATAGAAGGTGAAATTGATAAAATTTACATTCATTCTCCTGATCGTTTATCTAGAAAATATGCATATCAAATGATATTGCTTGAAGAATTTCAGAAAGCAGGAGCAGAAGCGGTTTTTTTAAATTATGAGATTAACGATAACCCAGAATCCCAATTGCTGTTACAAATGCAAGGTATGATAGCAGAATATGAACGTGCAAAAATTATGGAACGAAGTCGTCGTGGAAAGATTTATGCGGCTAATAAAGGTTGTGTAAGTGTAATGGGAGGAGCTCCATACGGTTATCGTTATATAGATAAGTATATGGGAGGAGGACAAGCTTTATTTGAAATTAACGAAGAAGAAGCTGATGTTGTTCGCAAAGTATTTTTGTGGATAGGCAGAGAAAGGGCAAGTATTGGGGAAGTATGTCGTCGGCTAAATACTATGTCCATTATGACACGAACAGGAAAAAAGTGCTGGGATAGAAGTGTAATTTGGGGTATGTTAAAAAACCCCGCTTACAAAGGACAAGCAGCTTTTGGTAAAACAAAGGTAGGTGTAAGGTTACAACAGATAAGACCACAAAAACATTCTTGTGAACAGCCAAAAGATAATTACTCCATTTATCCTGTCGAAAAAGCGAATTGGGTTTATGTTAAAGTGCCAAATATAGTGGATGAAGATATATTTGATATGGTTCAAGAACAGTTAGCTGAGAACAGAAAAATAGCCAGGACAAGAGAAAGAGGAGCAAAGTATTTATTACAAGGTTTAGTCGTATGTAAGCGTTGTCGTTATGCATATTATGGAAGTCCTGTAAGAAATAAACGAGGAGAAAAAGTTGAGCATTATGCATATTATCGTTGTATTGGTAGAGATTCTTACCGTTTTGGTGGTAACAAAATTTGTGATAATAAACACATTCGTACAGATGCATTAGAAACAGCTGTGTGGGAAGAAGTTAAGCATTTATTGAAAAATCCAAATAGAATTTTAGAAGAATACAAACGTAGACTTTTAGAGCTTAAAAAATCATCGTGGGATAAAAAAAGCGATTTGCTTGAAAAGCAAGAAAATAAATTAAAACGAGGCATTGCTAGACTTATTGATAGTTATGCCCAAGAATATATTAATCAAGAAGAATTTGAACCACGAATCAAAGCGATGAAACAAAGCTTAAAAACAATTGAAGAGGAGAAGAAGAGGATATTTGATCAAAAGAAATTAGAACAGGAAGTAACTCTGGTCGTGACCAATTTATAG
- a CDS encoding IS630 family transposase (programmed frameshift), which produces MPAAYSYDLRKKAMEALDEGESRETVAARFKIGRTTLWEWQQRRKETGDFQSKKLGNGGYNHKITDWDAFAKFARENGGKTLLEMAKLWSNVSIQTIHRALKKIGFTRKKKTYGYKERSEEKRAKFLKIIATKEPKNLVYIDESGIDNTEDYPYGYCQKGQRFYALKSGKKTQRISMIAALSERKIVAPLTFEGHCNMDIFNGWFEQFLIPTLEPGQTVILDNATFHKSDKIIKLAKGIGAEILYLPPYSPDFNKIEHHWFAIKNRVRKNIPLFKSFRHAVDSAFL; this is translated from the exons ATGCCAGCAGCATATAGTTATGACTTAAGGAAAAAAGCAATGGAAGCTCTAGACGAGGGAGAAAGCAGAGAAACAGTGGCAGCAAGATTTAAAATTGGACGAACTACTTTGTGGGAGTGGCAGCAAAGAAGAAAAGAAACAGGTGACTTTCAATCAAAAAAACTTGGAAATGGAGGTTACAATCACAAAATTACCGACTGGGATGCCTTTGCTAAATTTGCCAGAGAAAACGGAGGAAAGACTCTATTGGAAATGGCTAAACTTTGGAGCAACGTTAGTATCCAAACTATCCACCGAGCCCTGAAAAAAATTGGATTTACACGCA AAAAAAAGACCTATGGGTACAAGGAAAGAAGCGAAGAAAAACGTGCTAAATTCTTGAAAATTATAGCAACAAAAGAACCTAAAAACTTAGTGTATATAGATGAGTCTGGCATTGACAACACTGAAGACTACCCCTATGGATATTGTCAGAAGGGACAGCGGTTTTATGCCCTAAAATCTGGGAAGAAAACTCAACGAATCAGTATGATTGCAGCTTTAAGTGAAAGAAAAATAGTTGCTCCATTAACCTTTGAAGGCCACTGTAATATGGATATTTTTAATGGATGGTTTGAGCAATTTTTGATACCGACCTTGGAACCTGGACAAACTGTCATTCTTGACAATGCTACTTTTCATAAGTCTGATAAGATCATTAAGCTTGCTAAAGGGATTGGTGCAGAAATTTTGTATCTGCCACCGTATTCTCCAGATTTTAACAAAATTGAACATCATTGGTTTGCTATAAAAAACAGAGTCAGGAAAAACATTCCTCTATTCAAGTCTTTTCGTCATGCTGTTGATTCTGCCTTTCTATGA